A window of the Chaetodon trifascialis isolate fChaTrf1 chromosome 9, fChaTrf1.hap1, whole genome shotgun sequence genome harbors these coding sequences:
- the LOC139336541 gene encoding extracellular calcium-sensing receptor-like: MHKAGDVVLGGLFRVHFFSVFPDLSFTSEPQPPTCHGFDVLGFRRAQTMAFAIDEINRNSNLLPNVTLGYSLYDNCVKLGIGFRAALLLASGQEEQFVADNTCVGAPPVLGIVGDSSSTHSIAISTVYGLYRVPMVSHFSTCSCLSDRQTFPSFFRTIPSDAFQVRAMIEILKHFGWTWAGLLVSDDDYGLHAARSFQSDLAQSGGGCLAYLEVLPWDNDPTELKRIVDVMKKSTARVVIVFAHESYMINLMEEVVRQNVTDLQWIASEAWTAATVLQTTHLMPYLGGTLGIAIRRGEIPGLREFLLQIRPDQHHNNSYGNSMVNQFWEHTFQCRLAPPPAGWMEAGGTLCTGQENLEEVETELLDISNLRPEYNVYKAVYALAYALDDMLQCEPGRGPFSGHSCGNLKRLEPWQLVYYLDRINFTTAFGDQVSFDENGDALPIYDVMNWLWLPDGRTEVQNVGEVKRLAVKGEELTIDENKIFWNFESNKPPRSVCSESCPPGTRIARKKGEPECCFDCIPCSEGKISNKTDSTECTSCPEDFWSSPQRDHCVLKKTEFLSYHEPLGICLTAASLLGTCICAVVLGIFIYHRRTPIVRANNSELSFQLLLSLKLCFLCSLLFIGRPMLWTCQLRHAAFGISFVLCVSCILVKTMVVLAVFKASKPGGGASLKWFGVLQQRGTVIVLTCIQAAICIAWIVSASPAPHKNTQYHNDKIVYECAVGSTVGFAVLLGYIGFLAVISCLIAFIARNLPDSFNEAKLITFSMLIFCAVWVAFVPAYISSPGKYSDAVEVFAILASSFGLLIALFGPKCYIILLRPERNTKKAIMGRGI; this comes from the exons ATGCACAAGGCTGGAGATGTGGTTCTGGGTGGGTTATTCCGAGtccactttttttctgtctttcctgatCTGTCTTTTACCTCAGAACCACAACCGCCTACCTGCCACGG TTTTGATGTTCTAGGATTCAGACGGGCTCAGACCATGGCCTTTGCTATAGATGAGATCAACAGAAACTCCAACCTGCTACCAAATGTGACTCTGGGATACAGTCTTTATGATAACTGTGTCAAACTAGGAATTGGATTTCGTGCAGCATTGTTATTAGCAAGTGGTCAAGAGGAACAGTTTGTAGCAGACAACACCTGTGTAGGGGCTCCACCAGTCCTTGGGATTGTGGGTGATTCTTCCTCTACACATTCTATTGCCATCTCCACTGTCTATGGTTTGTACAGAGTACCCATG gTGAGTCATTTTTCGACATGTTCCTGCCTGAGTGACCGGCAAACGTTTCCATCCTTCTTCAGGACAATCCCAAGTGATGCTTTCCAG GTGCGTGCTATGATTGAGATTCTAAAGCACTTTGGCTGGACTTGGGCAGGTCTGCtggtcagtgatgatgattatggACTCCACGCTGCCCGGTCTTTTCAGTCTGACCTGGCTCAGTCCGGTGGAGGTTGTCTGGCCTACTTAGAGGTTTTACCTTGGGACAATGATCCAACTGAACTTAAGAGGATTGTGGATGTGATGAAGAAATCCACAGCTCGTGTGGTCATTGTGTTTGCACATGAGAGTTACATGATTAATCTCATGGAAGAG GTGGTGAGGCAGAATGTGACAGACCTGCAGTGGATTGCCAGTGAAGCCTGGACAGCAGCGACTGTGCTCCAGACCACACACCTCATGCCATACCTTGGTGGCACACTGGGCATCGCCATCCGTCGAGGAGAAATACCAGGGCTCAGGGAATTCCTCTTACAAATACGTCCTGACCAACACCACAACAACAGCTATGGAAATAGCATG GTGAACCAGTTCTGggaacacacatttcagtgtaGACTTGCACCACCTCCAGCAGGGTGGATGGAAGCTGGGGGAACATTATGCACTGGACAGGAAAATctagaggaggtggagacagagttGTTGGACATTTCAAACCTCAGGCCAGAGTACAATGTGTACAAGGCTGTGTATGCTCTGGCGTATGCCCTTGATGACATGCTACAGTGCGAGCCAGGTAGAGGGCCTTTCAGCGGGCACAGCTGTGGAAATTTAAAAAGACTGGAGCCATGGCAG CTTGTGTATTACTTAGATAGAATCAACTTCACCACAGCTTTTGGTGATCAAGTGTCATTTGATGAAAATGGTGATGCCTTACCAATATATGATGTCATGAACTGGCTGTGGCTCCCTGATGGAAGAACTGAAGTTCAGAATGTGGGGGAGGTGAAGAGGTTGGCTGTCAAAGGTGAAGAACTCACaattgatgaaaacaaaattttcTGGAACTTTGAATCAAACAAG CCACCTCGGTCAGTGTGCAGTGAGAGCTGCCCTCCAGGTACCCGCATTGCCAGAAAGAAAGGAGAACCTGAGTGCTGTTTTGACTGCATCCCTTGTTCTGAGGGAAAGATCAGCAATAAGACTG ACTCCACTGAGTGCACCAGCTGTCCAGAGGACTTCTGGTCCAGCCCCCAGCGTGACCACTGTgttctgaagaaaacagagttcCTCTCCTACCATGAGCCTCTGGGTATCTGCTTGACAGCTGCATCATTGCTGGGCACATGTATCTGTGCTGTTGTCCTGGGGATTTTCATCTATCATCGCAGAACACCTATTGTACGAGCAAACAATTCAGAACTTAGTTTCCAGCTATTGCTGTCACTTaagttgtgtttcctgtgctcaTTGCTGTTTATTGGCCGTCCCATGCTGTGGACATGTCAGCTGAGACATGCCGCATTTGGGAtcagctttgtgctttgtgtctctTGCATCCTAGTGAAAACCATGGTGGTTCTGGCTGTGTTCAAGGCCTCCAAGCCAGGAGGTGGAGCCAGTCTGAAGTGGTTTGGTGTtttgcagcagagagggacagttATTGTTCTCACATGTATTCAAGCAGCAATCTGCATTGCCTGGATTGTCTCTGCCTCACCTGCTCCtcataaaaacactcaatacCACAATGATAAAATTGTTTATGAGTGTGCAGTTGGGTCCACAGTTGGTTTTGCTGTGTTACTCGGTTACATTGGCTTCCTGGCTGTCATCAGTTGTCTGATTGCATTTATAGCAAGGAATCTTCCAGATAGTTTCAATGAGGCCAAACTCATCACTTTCAGCATgctgatcttctgtgctgtgtgggtgGCCTTTGTCCCTGCTTACATCAGCTCACCTGGCAAATACTCAGATGCAGTGGAGGTGTTTGCCATCCTGGCCTCCAGTTTTGGCCTCTTGATAGCACTGTTTGGACCCAAATGTTACATCATACTGCTGAGACCAGAGAGgaacacaaagaaagcaatCATGGGTCGAGGCATCTAG
- the LOC139335918 gene encoding extracellular calcium-sensing receptor-like → MHKAGDVVLGGLFQVHFFSVFPDLSFTSEPQPPTCHGFDVVGFRRAQTMAFAIDEINRNSNLLPNVTLGYSLYDHCVKLGIGFRAALLLASGQEEQFIADNTCVGAPPVLGIVGDSSSTHSIAISTVYGLYRVPMVSYFATCSCLSERQTFPSFFRTIPSDAFQVRAMIEILKHFGWTWAGLLVSDDDYGLHAARSFQSDLAQSGGGCLAYLEVLPWDNDPNELKRIVDVMKKSTARVVIVFAHESYMINLMEEVVRQNVTDLQWIASEAWTAATVLQTPHFMPYLGGTLGIAIRRGEIPGLREFLLQIRPDQHHNNSYGNSMVNQFWEHTFQCRLAPPPAGWMEAGGTLCTGQEDLEEVETELLDISNLRPEYNVYKAVYALAYALDDMLQCEPGRGPFSGHSCGNLKRLEPWQLVYYLDRINFTTPFGDQVSFDEHGDVLPIYDVMNWLWLPDGRTEVQNVGEVKRSAFKGEELTIDENKIFWNFQSNKPPRSVCSESCPPGTRIARKKGEPECCFDCIPCSEGKISNKTDSTECTSCPEDFWSSPQRDHCVLKKTEFLSYHEPLGICLTAASLLGTCICAVVVGIFIYHRRTPIVRANNSELSFQLLLSLKLCFLCSLLFIGRPMLWTCQLRHAAFGISFVLCVSCILVKTMVVLAVFKASKPGGGASLKWFGVLQQRGTVIVLTSIQAAICIVWIVSASPAPHKNTQYHNDKIVYECVVGSTVGFAVLLGYIGSLAIISCLIAFIARNLPDSFNEAKLITFSMLIFCAVWVAFVPAYISSPGKYSDAVEVFAILASSFGLLLSLFGPKCYIILLRPERNTKKAIMGRGI, encoded by the exons ATGCACAAAGCTGGAGATGTGGTTCTGGGTGGTCTGTTCCAAGtccactttttttctgtctttcctgatCTGTCTTTTACCTCAGAACCACAACCGCCTACCTGCCACGG TTTTGATGTTGTAGGATTCAGACGGGCTCAGACCATGGCCTTTGCTATAGATGAGATCAACAGAAACTCCAACCTGCTACCGAATGTGACTCTGGGATACAGTCTTTATGATCACTGTGTCAAACTAGGAATTGGATTTCGTGCAGCATTGTTATTAGCAAGTGGTCAAGAGGAGCAGTTTATAGCAGACAACACCTGTGTAGGGGCCCCACCAGTCCTTGGGATTGTGGGTGATTCTTCCTCTACACATTCTATTGCCATCTCCACTGTCTATGGTTTGTACAGAGTACCTATG gTGAGTTATTTTGCCACATGTTCCTGCCTAAGTGAAAGGCAAACGTTTCCATCCTTCTTCAGGACAATCCCAAGTGATGCTTTCCAG GTGCGTGCTATGATTGAGATTCTAAAGCACTTTGGCTGGACTTGGGCAGGTCTGCtggtcagtgatgatgattatggACTCCACGCTGCCCGGTCTTTTCAGTCTGACCTGGCTCAGTCCGGTGGAGGTTGTCTGGCCTACTTAGAGGTTTTACCTTGGGACAACGATCCAAATGAACTTAAGAGGATTGTGGATGTGATGAAGAAATCCACAGCTCGTGTGGTCATTGTGTTTGCACATGAGAGTTACATGATTAATCTCATGGAAGAG GTGGTGAGGCAGAATGTGACAGACCTGCAGTGGATTGCCAGTGAAGCCTGGACAGCAGCTACTGTGCTCCAGACCCCTCACTTCATGCCATACCTGGGTGGCACACTGGGCATCGCCATCCGTCGAGGAGAAATACCAGGGCTCAGGGAATTCCTCTTACAAATACGTCCTGACCAACACCACAACAACAGCTATGGAAATAGCATG GTGAACCAGTTCTGggaacacacatttcagtgtaGACTTGCACCACCTCCAGCAGGGTGGATGGAAGCTGGGGGAACATTATGCACTGGACAGGAAGATctagaggaggtggagacagagttGTTGGACATTTCAAACCTCAGGCCAGAGTACAATGTGTACAAGGCTGTGTATGCTCTGGCGTATGCCCTTGATGACATGCTACAGTGCGAGCCAGGGAGAGGGCCTTTCAGCGGGCACAGCTGTGGAAATTTGAAAAGACTGGAGCCATGGCAG CTTGTGTATTACTTGGATAGAATCAATTTCACCACGCCATTTGGTGATCAAGTGTCATTTGATGAACATGGTGATGTTTTACCAATATATGATGTCATGAACTGGCTGTGGCTCCCTGATGGAAGAACTGAAGTTCAGAACGTGGGTGAGGTGAAGAGGTCGGCCTTCAAAGGTGAAGAACTCACaattgatgaaaacaaaattttcTGGAACTTTCAATCAAACAAG CCACCTCGGTCAGTGTGCAGTGAGAGCTGCCCTCCAGGTACCCGCATCGCCAGAAAGAAAGGAGAACCTGAGTGCTGTTTTGACTGCATCCCTTGTTCTGAGGGAAAGATCAGCAATAAGACTG ACTCCACTGAGTGCACCAGTTGTCCAGAGGACTTCTGGTCCAGCCCCCAGCGTGACCACTGTgttctgaagaaaacagagttcCTCTCCTACCATGAGCCTCTGGGTATCTGCTTGACAGCTGCATCATTGCTGGGTACATGTATCTGTGCTGTTGTCGTGGGGATCTTTATCTATCATCGCAGAACACCTATTGTACGAGCAAACAATTCAGAACTTAGTTTCCAGCTATTGCTGTCACTTAAGTTATGTTTCCTGTGTTCACTGCTGTTTATTGGCCGTCCCATGCTGTGGACATGCCAGCTGAGACATGCAGCATTTGGGAtcagctttgtgctttgtgtctcaTGCATTCTAGTGAAAACCATGGTGGTTCTGGCTGTGTTCAAGGCCTCCAAGCCAGGAGGTGGAGCCAGTCTGAAGTGGTTTGGTGTtttgcagcagagagggacagttATTGTTCTTACTTCTATTCAGGCAGCAATCTGCATTGTCTGGATTGTCTCTGCCTCACCTGCTCCtcataaaaacactcaatacCACAATGATAAAATAGTTTATGAGTGTGTAGTTGGTTCTACAGTTGGTTTTGCTGTGTTACTCGGTTACATTGGCTCACTGGCTATCATCAGTTGTCTGATTGCATTTATAGCAAGGAATCTTCCAGATAGTTTCAATGAGGCCAAACTCATTACTTTCAGCATgctgatcttctgtgctgtgtgggtgGCCTTTGTCCCTGCTTACATCAGCTCACCAGGCAAATACTCAGATGCAGTAGAGGTATTTGCCATTCTGGCCTCCAGTTTTGGCCTCTTGTTGTCACTGTTTGGACCCAAATGTTACATCATACTGCTGAGACCAGAGAGgaacacaaagaaagcaatCATGGGTCGAGGCATCTAG